A single genomic interval of Pseudorasbora parva isolate DD20220531a chromosome 21, ASM2467924v1, whole genome shotgun sequence harbors:
- the coa3a gene encoding cytochrome c oxidase assembly factor 3 homolog, mitochondrial, whose protein sequence is MADKSSQGDAKPEAQFAKRIDPVKDELTREQFQFIRQVELAQWKKRTEKLRGRNVATGLAIGAVVLGIYGYTFYSVSQEKIMDEIDAEAKARAPKTGAN, encoded by the exons ATGGCAGACAAGAGCAGTCAAGGGGACGCCAAACCTGAAGCCCAGTTTGCAAAGAGGATAGACCCTGTAAAGGACGAGCTGACCAGGGAACAGTTTCAGTTCATCCGACAAGTGGAGCTGGCGCAGTGGAAGAAGAGAACAGAAAAGCTCCGCGGTCGAAACGTTGCGACAGGACTCGCCATCGGCGCTGTAGTGCTCGGCATCT ATGGCTACACTTTCTACTCCGTATCCCAAGAAAAAATCATGGATGAAATAGATGCAGAAGCAAAAGCACGTGCTCCGAAGACCGGAGCCAACTGA